One genomic segment of Brassica napus cultivar Da-Ae chromosome A3, Da-Ae, whole genome shotgun sequence includes these proteins:
- the LOC106443395 gene encoding cytochrome b561 domain-containing protein At2g30890, with protein METHQLFVSILLVLLPLPLCSSQENTRSLAIDVNSPLDTSPISQKLNPKLVYEIKVHGFMLWASMGVLMPIGIISIRLMSIKGQPLICFRRLFFLHVTSQMVAVIIVTIGAVMSIKNFNNSFNNHHQRLGVGLYAIVWFQALFGFLRPSRGGKARRNWFVGHWILGTSVAILGIINIYTGLNAYTQKTSKGAKLWTILFTAQLAAFVMLYLFQDKWSYIQSQTNRTQSVDHNSNISTAEPSQGDEVEETKLALEKC; from the exons ATGGAGACTCATCAACTCTTCGTCTCTatccttcttgttcttcttcctcttcccctATGCTCCTCCCAAGAAAATACCAGAAGCTTGGCCATTGATGTCAATAGTCCCCTCGATACTTCTCCAATATCCCAG AAACTAAATCCAAAGCTTGTGTACGAAATCAAAGTACATGGCTTTATGCTTTGGGCATCGATGGGTGTTTTGATGCCAATTGGTATTATCTCCATCAGATTAATGTCTATCAAAGGTCAACCTTTAATCTGTTTTCGGCGGCTGTTCTTTCTTCATGTTACTTCTCAG ATGGTTGCAGTGATAATTGTGACGATAGGTGCAGTAATGTCAATAAAAAACTTCAATAATTCCTTCAACAATCATCACCAACGGCTAGGAGTTGGACTTTACGCCATTGTATGGTTCCAAGCTCTTTTTGGCTTCCTCCGACCTTCAAG GGGAGGAAAAGCTAGAAGGAATTGGTTTGTAGGACATTGGATATTAGGAACGTCAGTGGCTATTCTTGGGATAATAAACATATACACAGGCTTAAACGCTTACACTCAAAAGACATCAAAAGGTGCTAAGCTTTGGACTATACTCTTCACGGCACAACTCGCCGCTTTTGTAATGCTCTATCTGTTTCAAGACAAGTGGTCTTATATCCAAAGCCAAACCAATAGAACCCAATCCGTTGATCATAACAGCAACATCTCAACCGCAGAGCCTAGTCAAGGAGACGAGGTCGAAGAGACTAAACTAGCGTTAGAGAAATGCTAA